One Panulirus ornatus isolate Po-2019 chromosome 1, ASM3632096v1, whole genome shotgun sequence genomic region harbors:
- the Tcs1 gene encoding threonylcarbamoyl-AMP synthase produces the protein MTNFTSLLRFARVMTSVAAKAATNSLPMNNVIRLCEGPSLMHHAEKAAAALHSGHVISVPTDTLYGIAALAQNDTAVKRIYEIKHRNSTKPLAICVSEVEDVYLWGKVTVPHSLLASLLPGPVTLIFHRTSQLNPALNPESDLVGIRIPNEEFIRTVARCCDSPLALTSANISTKASPLCVEEFNELWSKLHTVFDAGRLGGEDLECREGSTIIDLSQPGSYRLIRRGIAYEQTTAILQRFNLSVID, from the coding sequence ATGACGAACTTTACCTCACTTTTGAGGTTTGCCAGAGTGATGACTAGTGTGGCAGCAAAGGCTGCAACAAATAGTCTTCCAATGAACAATGTAATTCGTTTGTGCGAAGGACCTTCTTTAATGCATCATGCTGAAAAAGCTGCAGCTGCATTGCACTCTGGCCATGTAATTTCTGTGCCAACTGATACACTTTATGGGATTGCTGCATTAGCTCAGAACGATACAGCTGTAAAAAGGATTTATGAAATCAAGCACCGTAATTCAACCAAACCTTTAGCTATATGTGTTTCTGAAGTGGAAGATGTTTATCTCTGGGGTAAAGTAACTGTACCACATTCATTACTTGCATCACTGCTGCCTGGTCCTGTGACATTAATATTCCATCGCACATCACAGCTTAATCCTGCACTGAATCCTGAATCTGATCTGGTTGGCATCCGGATTCCCAATGAAGAATTTATTAGAACTGTAGCCAGATGCTGTGATTCTCCTCTAGCCTTAACTAGTGCAAACATTAGTACCAAGGCAAGTCCTCTGTGTGTTGAAGAATTTAATGAACTGTGGAGCAAACTTCATACTGTGTTTGATGCTGGTCGTCTTGGTGGAGAAGACTTGGAGTGCAGAGAAGGATCAACCATCATTGACCTTTCACAGCCTGGGTCATATAGACTTATCAGAAGGGGAATTGCTTATGAACAGACCACAGCAATTCTCCAGCGCTTTAACCTTTCTGTGATTGATTGA
- the Polr3K gene encoding DNA-directed RNA polymerase III subunit RPC10 — MLYFCPTCANLLIVEEGSLGMRFSCVTCPYVFPVKRCVSYKIYPKLKALDDVLGGSAAWKNVDSTDEPCPKCANPRAYFMQVQTRSADEPMTVFYKCCSPSCGHRWKE; from the exons ATGCTGTACTTCTGCCCAACTTGTGCAAATCTTCTGATTGTGGAGGAGGGGTCACTG GGTATGCGCTTCTCCTGTGTAACCTGTCCATATGTTTTCCCTGTCAAGAGATGTGTGTCGTACAAGATTTACCCAAAGTTGAAGGCTCTTGATGATGTTCTTGGAGGTTCTGCTGCTTGGAAAAATGTTGATTCTACTGATGAACCATGTCCTAAGTGTGCTAACCCAAGAGCCTACTTTATGCAGGTTCAAACTAGATCAGCTGATGAACCTATGACAGTGTTCTACAAATGCTGCTCCCCATCCTGTGGTCATCGTTGGAAGGAATAG